A window of the Besnoitia besnoiti strain Bb-Ger1 chromosome VI, whole genome shotgun sequence genome harbors these coding sequences:
- a CDS encoding zinc finger, C3HC4 type (RING finger) domain-containing protein (encoded by transcript BESB_068470) has translation MGNANSSGREDHPPGGAGGVASRPGEFVAGARAGVAASFPPSTRQGGQSHDRPVIGQCYACQARGLATVEPSSGDLRCGRCGAVGFVERLPARDETDGAAASSVSAGRSSSARDESADPIENAFGVPLGDLVAQLMGGLARLQSDDSGTFFDDEGGARALSADDQSASLCPRVIFGSEQQRQQHEEARRMMNAVFGSPGVRTAFGSGGGGANAAGGGQAPFLQQISNVVMQALNQALSGAGGAAGLAVGEDAMDQILTMIMQNDVNRYGSPPAAEAVIRSLQEETVSEEEAREAGPCAICQEEYRRDDVVHRLTEDRSQCSHIFHRQCIIPWLQQHNSCPVCRFELPTDDAAYNQRRAELRNRVRSTLSSVAAAATNPSASSPQTATGVVSASPPPAAGNASETAAREATGSVSSIPSAASSSSSSTSSSSSSLSSSGASSSSSTRQGEGSVRPATAAEGGGGDHPAGVLAPEGAEQPSTAASSCSSSASFASVSSDSRSGVSAGAAEASSAPSFSFRFSGAAAPAAGSTGDAGACCAVLRGPGRRVVGVGRLPPPPGVPAFGATLSFNDPEAVQQQLQDVMQQVFSGLANAQAAAPQRPQGEPRHHGRRGGNDGDDGCRQQSGEFGQQRLCHLNVFYDSQVLGSLRGGVELNAAALKPRRQGARVSPPTPLSSPRLAAFHFAVGSAGPLDLAWG, from the exons ATGGGGAACGCGAACAGCAGCGGCCGGGAAGACCACCCCCCCGGAGGtgctggcggcgtcgccagccgTCCAGGAGAGTTCGTCGCAGGTGCACGCGCCGGAGTCGCGGCGTCTTTCCCGCCCTCCACGCGTCAGGGCGGGCAGTCGCATGATCGCCCCGTGATAGGTCAGTGCTACGCGTGTCAGGCGAGGGGGCTAGCCACAGTGGAGCCCTCTTCAGGAGATCTGCGATGCGGCAggtgcggcgccgtcggTTTCGTCGAGCGTCTCCCGGCGCGCGACGAAaccgacggcgccgcagcgtcgagCGTGTCGGCGGGTCGCagttcctctgcgcgcgacgagTCCGCAGATCCGATCGAGAATGCCTTCGGCGTCCCGCTTGGCGACCTCGTGGCGCAGCTCATGGGCGGGCTCGCCCGCTTGCAGTCCGACGATTCTGGCACCTTcttcgacgacgagggcggcgcccgggCGCTATCCGCGGACGACCAGTCTGCCTCGCTGTGCCCGCGAGTCATCTTCGGCtcagagcagcagcggcagcaacacgaagaggcgcgccgcatgATGAACGCTGTCTTCGGCAGCCCCGGCGTCCGGACGGCCttcggcagcggaggcggaggcgccaacGCCGCTGGGGGAGGGCAAGCACCCTTCCTCCAGCAAATTAGCAACGTCGTCATGCAAGCGCTGAATCAAGCGCTCTCAGGCGCAGGAGGTGCTGCCGGCCTCGCggtcggcgaagacgcgatGGATCAAATTCTTACGATGATCATGCAGAACGACGTCAACCGCTAcggctcgcctcccgcggctgaggcggTGATTCGCAGTCTTCAAGAGGAAACCgtcagcgaggaagaagcga GGGAGGCTGGCCCGTGCGCCATCTGCCAGGAGGAATATCGCCGCGACGACGTCGTTCATCGCCTGACGGAGGATCGCTCGCAGTGCTCCCACATTTTCCACAGGCAGTGCATCATCCCCTGGCTGCAGCAG CACAACTCGTGCCCGGTGTGTCGATTCGAGCTCCCGACCGACGACGCCGCCTACAACCAGCGCCGAGCCGAGCTGCGGAATCGCGTGCGCAGCACTCTGTCCTccgtggcggccgccgcgacaaatccctccgcttcctcgcctcaaACTGCCACAGGGGTGGTTTCGGCGAGCCCTCCTCCTGCGGCTGGGAACGCCTCAGAGACGGCCGCACGTGAGGCAACGGGCTCTGTTTCGTCCATtccctctgcagcttcttcgtcttcttcttccaccTCTTCGTCATCTTCTTCGTTGTCATCTTcaggcgcgtcttcctcgtcgtctacCCGACAGGGCGAAGGGAGCGTTcggccggcgacggcagcggagggcggcggcggcgaccacCCCGCGGGGGTGCTGGCGCCAGAGGGAGCTGAGCAGCCGTCgactgcggcgtcttcctgctcctcctctgcgtccttcgCGTCGGTTTCTTCAGACTCTCGCAGCGGCGTGTCTGCGGGGGCTGCGGaagcctcctcggcgccgtcgttctCATTTCGCTTCTCaggtgccgcggcgcctgctgcaggctcGACGG gcgacgcaggcgcctgctgcgcagtTCTTCGGGGTCCCGGCcgtcgcgtcgtcggcgtcgggcgGCTTCCCCCCCCGCCAGGCGTGCCCGCCTTCGGGGCGACGCTGAGCTTCAATGACCCTGAGGccgtccagcagcagctgcaggacgTGATGCAGCAGGTGTTTTCAGGCCTCGCCaacgcgcaggcagccgcgccgcagcggccgcagggcgAGCCGCGTCACCacgggagacgaggcggcaacgacggcgacgacggctgTCGCCAGCA GAGTGGAGAGTTCGGTCAGCAGCGGCTTTGTCATTTGAATGTCTTCTACGATTCTCAAGTTCTGGGTAG cctccgcggaggTGTGGAGCTGAACGCGGCGGCTCTTAAGCCGCGACGCCAGGGCGCCAGAGTCTCCCCGCCCACACCCTtgtcgtctccgcggctcgcggcgtttCACTTCGCGGTCGGCTCTGCTGGGCCATTAGACCTGGCCTGGGGATAG
- a CDS encoding cleavage and polyadenylation specifity factor protein (encoded by transcript BESB_068480): MYPSSSAADGGPLLADCAGQNPRSCGEGEALAAAPAPPPSSASSSSSSSSFAPCFALPGALPDPATLPPMLPLSPSPPLATSASSAATVHIDASAKRRRLLLGEDWVEITPLGAGCEVGRSCVVVRYKGLTVMFDCGVHPAYSGLGALPIFDAIDMTSVDVCLVTHFHLDHCGALPYLVTKTAFRGRVFMTEPTRVISKLLWLDYARMSAFATTACPRTAAVAPLGGDGGEKGAGNYLYDEDDVDATVQMIECLDFHQEVEVGGIKISCFGAGHVLGACMFLIEIGGVRMLYTGDFSREKDRHVPVAEVPPVDVQLLICESTYGIHVHDDRQLRERRFIKAVLDIVLTRGGKCLLPVFALGRAQELLLILDEYWIAHPEVRHVPILFLSPLSSKCMIVFDAFIDMCGDAVRNRALRGENPFAFRFVKNLKTFESARVYVHHEGPAVIMAAPGMLQSGASREIFEALAPDAKNGVILTGYSVKGTLADELKREPETIQLPDRVLRRRCSFEVISFSAHSDYQQTQDFIGKLKVPNVVLVHGERGEMRRLKEKLEEERPALCVFTPEILQKVSLQFTPSRCVVAAGKLGDDVQRLLIPAADSDLPQHAAAGDAAHSRGAEAPDGGDAAPRAADADAPGAAGAAEALRPARSGDGGVSADVEGVLVVQEGQPPLLLYPEDLPTSGKIAVTRLRQKLRLPFVRPLGALRQALQQIYEEVEDAPADATWADAEDGAEGGGARRSQESRALQDAETSRLEAKGASAGAGGKETLPAETNGERDVAFDATRADGSFVVGRAVRVSRHPRKREEIVVEWLTSPTADLIADSVSFLAIDLMRDGSGLTAEEMVFSSREAQSEGAIADVLIAQLQRHFGAVEALPQLEADRASAAGHASRVKTEVEDLACASAAKQRDDDRLREALAAGDVLLRFFVRNPAAAASAPGAAEDARPREEEKSAAERDSKKMQDAGDDQQIPVEIDMASRTVRCKNPEIQQKVYAMVRRIESALLPLPLS, encoded by the exons ATGTATCCGTCGAGTtcggccgccgacggcggccctctcctcgcggacTGCGCGGGGCAAAACCCCCGAagctgcggagaaggcgaggcgcttgctgccgcccctgcgccgcctccctcgtctgcctcttcgtcttcgtcttcctcttcttttgcGCCGTGTTTTGCGCTTCCCGGGGCTCTCCCCGACCCAGCGACGCTTCCTCCGATgcttccgctctcgccttcgccgccgctggccaCGTCCGCAtcgtccgcggcgacggtgcacatcgacgcgtctgcgaagCGCCGTCGGCTCCTTCTGGGGGAAGACTGGGTAGAGATCACGCCGCTGGGGGCGGGCTGCGAGGTAGGGCGGTCGTGCGTAGTGGTTCGCTACAAGGGCCTGACGGTCATGTTTGACTGCGGGGTGCATCCAGCGTACAGCGGGCTGGGCGCGCTGCCGATTTTCGACGCGATCGACATGACGAGTGTCGACGTCTGTCTCGTCACGCACTTCCACCTCGATcactgcggcgcgctgccttACTTGGTGACCAAAACTGCGTTTCGCGGGCGAGTCTTCATGACTGAGCCGACGCGGGTGATCTCAAAGCTGCTGTGGCTCGACTACGCGCGCATGAGCGCCTTCGCGACCACCGCCTGCCCGAGGAccgcggcggtggcgcccctgggcggcgacggcggcgagaagggagcgGGTAACTACTTgtacgacgaggacgacgtgGACGCGACGGTGCAGATGATTGAGTGCCTCGACTTTCACCAGGAAGTAGAGGTTGGCGGGATCAAGATCTCGTGTTTCGGCGCAGGGCacgtcctcggcgcctgcatgTTCCTCATCGAGATCGGCGGCGTCCGCATGCTGTACACAGGCGATTTCAGCCGCGAGAAGGACAGGCACGTTCCCGTTGCGGAGGTCCCGCCCGTCGACGTCCAGCTGCTGATCTGCGAAAGCACCTACGGCATCCACGTCCACGACGACAGGCAGCTTCGGGAGCGGCGCTTCATCAAAGCCGTCCTCGACATCGTCctcacgcgcggcggcaagtGCTTGCTGCCGGTCTTCGCCCTGggacgcgcgcaggagctgctgctcaTCCTGGACGAGTACTGGATCGCGCACCCCGAGGTCCGCCACGTGCCGattctcttcctctcgccaCTCTCCAGCAAGTGCATGATCGTCTTCGACGCCTTCATTGACAtgtgcggcgacgccgtccGCAACCGCGCACTCCGCGGGGAGAATCCGTTCGCTTTCCGCTTCGTGAAAAACCTCAAGACCTTCGAATCGGCTCGCGTGTACGTGCACCACGAGGGGCCTGCCGTCATCATGGCTGCGCCCGGCAtgctgcagagcggcgcgagccgcgagatctttgaggcgctcgcgccggaTGCGAAGAACGGCGTCATCCTCACCGGGTACTCCGTCAAAGGCACGCTGGCTGACGAGCTGAAGCGTGAACCCGAGACGATTCAGCTCCCTGACCGcgtgctgcgcagacgctgctCCTTCGAGGTCATCTCCTTCAGCGCCCACTCTGACTACCAGCAGACGCAGGACTTCATCGGCAAACTGAAAGTGCCCAACGTCGTCCTGGTGcacggcgaacgcggcgagaTGCGCAGACTGAAGGAGAAGCTTGAAGAGGAACGCCCCGCGCTCTGTGTCTTCACCCCGGAAATCCTGCAAAAAGTCAGCCTTCAATTcacgccctcgcgctgcgttgTCGCTGCCGGCAAACTCGGCGACGACGTGCAGCGGCTCCTCATccccgccgcagacagcgacCTGCCTcagcacgccgcggcgggagacGCTGCccacagccgcggcgccgaggctccagacggcggcgacgcggccccgcgggcggcggatgCAGACGCCCCGggggctgccggcgcggcagaagcgttgcggcccgcgcgcagcggggaTGGTGGTGTCTCCGCGGACGTCGAGGGCGTGCTTGTCGTTCAGGAGggacagccgccgctgctgctgtacCCCGAAGACCTGCCCACGAGCGGCAAGATCGCGgtcacgcgcctgcggcagaagctgcgtctgccgttCGTCCGTCCTctgggcgcgctgcgccaggcgTTACAGCAAATCTACGAGGAGGTcgaagacgcgcccgccgacgcgacgtgggcagacgcggaggatgGCGCCGAAGGGGgcggagcgcggcgaagtcaagagagccgcgcgctgcaggatgCAGAGACGAGTCGCCTGGAAGCAAAGGGCGCTTcggccggcgcaggaggaaagGAGACGCTCCCCGCAGAAACGAATGGCGAGCGAGATGTCGCCTTtgacgcgacgcgcgcggacggcagCTTCGTCGTGGGACGCGCGGTACGGGTGTCCAGACACCCGCGGAAGCGGGAGGAGATCGTAGTTGAGTGGCTCACAAGCCCGACGGCGGACTTGATTGCGGACTCGGTGAGCTTTCTCGCCATCGACCTCAtgcgcgacggcagcggcctcacggcggaggagatggttttctcctcgcgcgaggcgcagagcgagggcgcgatTGCCGACGTGCTCATCGCCCAGCTACAGCGGCACTTTGGGGCCGTCGAAGCGCTACCGCAGCTCGAGGCGGatcgcgcgtccgcggcaggCCACGCGAGCCGAGTGAAGACCGAAGTCGAGgatctcgcctgcgcctccgcggcgaagcagagagacgacgacCGCCTGCGGGAGGCCCTCGCCGCAGGGGACGTTTTActgcgcttcttcgtgcGGAatcccgcggccgccgccagcgcccccggggcggcggaggacgcgcgcccccgcgaagaggagaaatcCGCGGCGGAAAGAGACTCCAAGAAGATGcaggacgcaggcgacgaccAGCAGATTCCCGTCGAAATCGACATGGCCAGCCGAACC GTGCGCTGCAAAAATCCCGAGATCCAGCAGAAGGTCTACGCCATGGTTAGAAGAATCGAGAgcgctcttctgcctctcccgcTGTCGTAA